A region of Rhodanobacteraceae bacterium DNA encodes the following proteins:
- a CDS encoding Alkyl hydroperoxide reductase subunit C-like protein codes for MNRQFVGMWAAGALAALVALPGLAAGEAKALDPGAAAPDFTATASLAGKDFTFSLKQALAKGPVVVYFYPAAYTGGCDLEAHTFATEADAFAKAGATIIGVSADSIARLNQFSADPKYCAGKFAVASDPAGRIAATYGLTMMPPQKGVTDVRGKPVTHGFLPRTTFVLDREGRIVARLSSKDDHLSPDQHVQRSLAIVEKLQSAKAP; via the coding sequence ATGAACAGGCAATTCGTGGGCATGTGGGCGGCGGGTGCGCTGGCGGCGCTGGTTGCGCTTCCCGGGTTAGCGGCAGGTGAAGCGAAGGCGTTGGATCCCGGCGCCGCGGCGCCCGATTTCACCGCGACGGCCAGCCTCGCGGGCAAGGATTTCACCTTCTCGCTGAAGCAGGCGCTGGCGAAGGGACCGGTGGTGGTCTATTTCTATCCGGCGGCCTACACCGGCGGCTGCGATCTCGAAGCGCACACCTTCGCGACCGAGGCGGATGCGTTCGCCAAGGCCGGCGCGACCATCATCGGCGTGTCGGCGGATTCGATCGCGCGGCTCAACCAGTTTTCGGCCGACCCGAAGTATTGCGCCGGCAAGTTCGCGGTCGCGTCCGATCCCGCGGGCAGGATCGCGGCCACGTACGGCTTGACGATGATGCCGCCACAGAAGGGCGTGACCGACGTGCGCGGGAAACCGGTCACCCACGGGTTCCTGCCGCGCACCACGTTCGTGCTCGACCGCGAAGGCAGGATCGTCGCGCGGCTGTCGTCCAAGGACGATCACCTGAGTCCCGACCAGCACGTGCAGCGCTCGCTCGCGATCGTGGAGAAGCTTCAATCCGCCAAGGCGCCCTAG